A genome region from Frankineae bacterium MT45 includes the following:
- a CDS encoding NADH dehydrogenase subunit K, with the protein MSPTYYLVLSAALFTIGAVGVLVRRNAIVVFMCVELMLNAVNLTLVTFSRINGSLDGQIIAFYVMVVAAAEVVVGLAIIMSIFRTRRSASVDDANLLKY; encoded by the coding sequence ATGAGTCCTACCTACTATCTGGTGCTCTCGGCAGCGCTCTTCACGATCGGTGCCGTCGGTGTGTTGGTGCGACGCAACGCGATCGTTGTCTTCATGTGCGTGGAACTGATGCTCAACGCGGTGAACCTGACCCTGGTCACCTTCTCGCGGATCAACGGCTCGCTCGACGGCCAGATCATCGCGTTCTACGTCATGGTCGTCGCAGCGGCCGAGGTCGTGGTCGGTCTGGCCATCATCATGTCCATCTTCCGAACCCGCAGATCCGCGTCCGTTGACGACGCGAACCTGCTGAAGTACTAG
- a CDS encoding NADH dehydrogenase subunit J, with product MSALLASSQPLMHGDVPLGEAIAFWVLAPVSLAGAIGMVLFRNAVHSALSLAATMMALGMIYLIEQGPFIGLVQIIVYTGAIMILFLFVLMLVGRDSSDSIVETLRGQRVAATLIGLGFAVIVALGIGRAFTDVTPVDLTQTNSDGHNVNSLASLIFTKYLFAFELTSALLIVAAVAAMVLAHIERDEPKPSQKAVARERIRSGRPQPLPGPGVLSSGNSIGTPALLPDGSISTESVMASTPGGTDVSLDAPQQYYPHQTGLPNSGEK from the coding sequence ATGAGTGCACTACTAGCTTCTAGCCAGCCGTTGATGCATGGCGACGTGCCGCTCGGCGAGGCGATCGCCTTCTGGGTGCTGGCCCCGGTCTCCCTCGCCGGTGCCATCGGCATGGTGCTCTTCCGCAACGCGGTGCACTCGGCGCTGTCGCTGGCCGCCACCATGATGGCGCTGGGCATGATCTACCTGATCGAGCAGGGCCCGTTCATCGGGCTCGTGCAGATCATCGTCTACACCGGCGCGATCATGATCCTCTTCCTCTTCGTGCTGATGCTCGTCGGACGTGACTCCTCCGACTCGATCGTCGAGACGCTGCGCGGGCAGCGCGTGGCGGCCACCCTGATCGGCCTCGGCTTCGCCGTCATCGTGGCGCTCGGCATCGGTCGCGCCTTCACCGACGTAACCCCGGTCGACCTGACGCAGACCAACAGCGACGGACACAACGTCAACTCGCTGGCCTCGCTGATCTTCACCAAGTACCTCTTCGCCTTTGAACTCACCTCGGCTCTGCTGATCGTGGCGGCGGTGGCGGCGATGGTGCTGGCCCACATCGAGCGGGACGAGCCGAAGCCGTCGCAGAAGGCGGTGGCCCGGGAGCGGATCCGCTCCGGTCGTCCCCAGCCGCTGCCCGGACCGGGCGTGCTCTCCAGCGGAAACTCGATCGGCACCCCGGCGCTGCTCCCCGACGGGTCTATCTCCACCGAGTCGGTGATGGCCTCCACCCCAGGTGGAACCGACGTCTCGCTGGACGCCCCACAGCAGTACTACCCCCATCAAACCGGCCTCCCCAACTCCGGAGAGAAGTAA
- a CDS encoding NADH dehydrogenase subunit I: protein MADQTAPRPNTDAEPRGTLLGFAKGFGLTFSTMFKHVYTEQYPFDVYPTAPRYHGRHVLNRHPDGLEKCVGCELCAWACPADAIYVEGGDNTEEARFSPGERYGKVYQINYLRCIFCGLCIEACPTRSLTMSNEYELALDNRQELIYTKEQLMAPLLPGMEAPPHAMRLGDNEQAYYTVDSQDPLQQGEPQSSANIAGRPITGNAIEVGRHHG, encoded by the coding sequence ATGGCTGACCAGACCGCCCCGCGGCCGAACACCGACGCGGAGCCTCGTGGCACCCTGCTCGGTTTCGCCAAGGGCTTCGGACTCACCTTCTCGACGATGTTCAAGCACGTCTACACCGAGCAGTACCCGTTCGACGTCTACCCGACGGCACCGCGCTACCACGGGCGGCACGTGCTCAACCGCCACCCGGACGGGCTGGAGAAGTGCGTCGGCTGCGAGCTCTGCGCGTGGGCCTGCCCGGCCGATGCCATCTACGTCGAGGGTGGCGACAACACCGAAGAGGCTCGTTTCTCACCGGGAGAGCGCTACGGCAAGGTGTACCAGATCAACTATCTGCGCTGTATTTTCTGCGGATTGTGCATCGAGGCCTGCCCGACCCGGTCGCTGACGATGAGCAACGAGTACGAGCTGGCCCTCGACAACCGCCAGGAGCTGATCTACACCAAGGAGCAGCTCATGGCCCCGCTGCTTCCCGGCATGGAGGCCCCGCCGCACGCCATGCGTCTGGGCGACAACGAGCAGGCCTACTACACGGTCGACTCGCAGGACCCGCTGCAGCAGGGTGAGCCGCAGAGTTCGGCCAACATCGCCGGCCGGCCGATTACCGGAAACGCCATCGAGGTCGGAAGGCACCACGGCTGA
- a CDS encoding NADH dehydrogenase subunit H: MSLPTAESVNVPGFTSEPVWLVLIKVLMVFAFLVVMTLFSIVFERKVVGRMQNRIGPNRVGPWGILQSLADGVKLAFKEEIIPILADKPVYFIAPILSAVPAFVAFCVIPFGPTVSMFGHQTQLQLTDLPVGVLVVFACSSLGVYGIVLSGWASGSTYPLLGGLRSAAQMISYEVGMGLSLVAVFVISGSMSTSEIVAQQSHVWNVIPLFVSFAIYAVCVVGETNRAPFDLAEAESELVGGFHTEYSSFKFAMFFLAEYINMVTVSALATTLFLGGWHAPWGVHAIWSGCNSGWFPVIWFVLKVVACIFVFVWLRGTLPRMRYDQFMHLGWKVLIPINLLWIMAFTSFHVLTQRGWNRFEASGVVFIPVVAVILAVLYSREMSAARAAAEREYENEYEASLPPPFPTPPMDLVVPPIRRSVRTASTPAGSVTAGSAPAGAPARKGDPSNG, from the coding sequence ATGAGCCTCCCGACCGCAGAGTCCGTCAATGTGCCGGGCTTCACCAGCGAGCCGGTCTGGCTCGTGCTCATCAAGGTCCTGATGGTCTTCGCCTTCCTGGTCGTGATGACGCTCTTCTCGATCGTCTTCGAGCGCAAGGTCGTCGGCCGGATGCAGAACCGCATCGGCCCGAACCGGGTCGGACCCTGGGGAATCCTGCAGTCCCTGGCCGACGGCGTGAAGCTCGCCTTCAAGGAAGAGATCATCCCGATCCTGGCCGACAAGCCGGTCTACTTCATCGCCCCGATCCTCTCCGCGGTCCCGGCGTTCGTGGCCTTCTGCGTCATCCCGTTCGGTCCGACCGTCTCGATGTTCGGTCACCAGACGCAACTGCAGCTGACCGACCTCCCGGTCGGGGTGCTCGTCGTCTTCGCCTGCTCCTCGCTCGGCGTCTACGGCATCGTCCTCTCCGGCTGGGCCTCCGGCTCGACGTATCCGCTGCTCGGTGGCCTGCGCTCAGCGGCCCAGATGATCTCCTACGAAGTCGGCATGGGTCTCTCCCTGGTGGCCGTCTTCGTCATCTCCGGCAGCATGTCCACCTCGGAGATCGTGGCCCAGCAGAGTCACGTCTGGAACGTGATCCCGCTCTTCGTCTCCTTCGCCATCTACGCCGTCTGCGTCGTCGGTGAGACCAACCGTGCCCCCTTCGACCTCGCCGAAGCAGAGTCCGAACTTGTCGGCGGATTCCACACCGAGTACTCGTCATTCAAGTTCGCCATGTTCTTCCTGGCCGAATACATCAACATGGTGACGGTCTCGGCTCTGGCGACGACGCTCTTCCTCGGCGGCTGGCACGCGCCCTGGGGCGTCCACGCCATCTGGAGTGGCTGCAACTCGGGCTGGTTCCCGGTGATCTGGTTCGTCCTCAAGGTCGTCGCCTGCATCTTCGTCTTCGTCTGGCTGCGCGGCACGCTGCCCCGTATGCGCTACGACCAGTTCATGCATCTGGGTTGGAAGGTGCTCATCCCGATCAACCTGCTCTGGATCATGGCCTTCACCTCCTTCCACGTTCTCACCCAGCGTGGTTGGAACCGGTTCGAGGCCTCCGGGGTCGTCTTCATCCCGGTGGTCGCGGTGATTCTGGCCGTCCTCTACTCGCGTGAGATGTCGGCGGCGCGGGCCGCGGCCGAGCGGGAGTACGAGAACGAGTACGAAGCCTCGCTCCCACCGCCCTTCCCGACTCCACCGATGGACCTCGTCGTCCCCCCGATTCGACGCTCGGTCCGTACGGCCAGCACGCCCGCGGGTTCGGTGACGGCCGGCTCTGCCCCGGCCGGTGCCCCCGCCAGAAAGGGAGACCCCAGCAATGGCTGA
- a CDS encoding NADH dehydrogenase subunit G yields the protein MTVAPEKPAAPAAPDLVTVTIDGIEISVPKGTLLIRAAEQLGIQIPRFCDHPLLDPAGACRQCLVEVPDMGNGRGMPKPAASCTTTVMPGMVINTQLTSPVADKAQQGVMELLLINHPLDCPICDKGGECPLQNQAMSNGRADSRFVDVKRTFPKPIAISSNVLLDRERCVLCQRCTRFSEQIAGDPFIDLLERGAHQQIGTSTDVPFQSYFSGNTVQICPVGALTGASYRFRARPFDLMSTPSVCEGCSSGCATRTDWRRSKITRRLAGDDPEVNEEWICDKGRWAFHYTEQTDRVLRPMVRDADGKLVETSWTEAFERAAAGLREARDRGGVAVLPGGRLTEEDAYAYAKFARVALGTNDIDLRARPQSEEELAFLAANVARVTPAHVSFSALEKAPTILIAGLELEEEAAAVFLRVRKSTRIGKTKVFSIAPYTSNGLRKLNGTLIQTVPGGEATAIAAFDPAALADGSIILVGERLASVPGALSAAAALAQASGAKLAWIPRRAGEVGAIKSGALPSLLPGGRPVSDDAARAEVERVWDAPIPAVPGRSVDQIIDAVNDGGVTALVVGGVDLNDLSDPQQAVHAVANAGFVISLELRQSLVTDYADVVLPVAPAAEKAGTYVNWEGRSRPFDLTITGTGALSDQRVLHALAEELDVDLGLPSVETARAELARLGVGNVRAASPTVAASSAPVATVTTPVLSTWHELIDAGRAQDGDLNLAGTAKPVVARLSAATAAAAGVTDGALLTVSTDRGVITVPALVEDLPDGVVWLPTNAHGSAVRATLAAIAGDPVTIAASDQAATAGAAQ from the coding sequence ATGACTGTTGCGCCAGAGAAGCCGGCAGCTCCTGCGGCACCGGACCTCGTCACCGTCACGATCGACGGCATCGAGATCTCGGTTCCCAAGGGAACGCTGCTGATTCGTGCCGCCGAGCAGCTCGGCATCCAGATTCCGCGCTTCTGTGACCACCCCCTTCTCGATCCGGCCGGCGCCTGCCGTCAGTGCCTGGTCGAGGTTCCCGACATGGGCAACGGCCGCGGCATGCCCAAGCCGGCCGCCTCCTGCACCACCACGGTCATGCCGGGAATGGTGATCAACACCCAGCTCACCTCGCCGGTGGCTGACAAGGCGCAGCAGGGTGTCATGGAACTCCTGCTCATCAACCACCCGCTCGACTGCCCGATCTGCGACAAGGGTGGCGAGTGCCCCCTGCAGAACCAGGCGATGAGCAATGGACGGGCCGACTCGCGCTTCGTCGACGTCAAGCGCACCTTCCCGAAGCCGATCGCCATCTCCTCGAACGTGCTGCTGGACCGGGAGCGCTGTGTGCTCTGCCAGCGCTGCACTAGGTTCAGCGAGCAGATCGCCGGCGATCCCTTCATCGACCTGCTTGAGCGCGGTGCGCATCAGCAGATCGGCACCTCCACCGACGTGCCGTTCCAGTCGTACTTCTCGGGCAACACGGTGCAGATCTGCCCGGTCGGTGCCCTCACTGGCGCCTCCTACCGGTTCCGGGCCCGTCCGTTCGATCTGATGAGCACCCCGAGCGTCTGCGAAGGCTGCTCCTCGGGCTGCGCCACCCGTACCGATTGGCGGCGCAGCAAGATCACCCGCCGGCTCGCCGGGGACGACCCGGAAGTGAATGAGGAGTGGATCTGCGACAAGGGTCGCTGGGCCTTCCACTACACCGAGCAGACCGACCGGGTCCTCCGGCCGATGGTTCGCGACGCCGACGGGAAGCTCGTCGAGACGAGCTGGACCGAAGCCTTCGAACGCGCCGCAGCCGGACTCCGCGAGGCCCGCGATCGCGGGGGCGTCGCTGTGCTGCCGGGTGGGCGTCTCACTGAAGAGGACGCCTACGCATACGCCAAGTTCGCCCGCGTCGCGCTCGGAACCAACGACATCGATCTCCGTGCCCGTCCGCAGAGCGAGGAGGAACTGGCGTTCCTGGCCGCGAACGTCGCGCGGGTGACGCCGGCGCACGTCTCCTTCAGCGCACTGGAGAAGGCTCCGACCATCCTGATCGCCGGGCTGGAGCTCGAGGAGGAGGCCGCGGCCGTCTTCCTGCGGGTCCGCAAGTCAACCCGCATCGGCAAGACGAAGGTCTTCTCGATCGCGCCATACACCTCCAACGGCCTGCGCAAGCTCAACGGCACTCTCATCCAGACCGTCCCCGGCGGCGAGGCCACCGCGATCGCGGCCTTCGACCCGGCCGCCCTCGCTGACGGCAGCATCATCCTGGTCGGCGAGCGGCTGGCCAGCGTGCCCGGTGCTCTCAGTGCCGCCGCCGCGCTGGCCCAGGCGTCCGGGGCCAAGCTGGCCTGGATCCCACGTCGCGCCGGTGAGGTCGGAGCCATCAAGTCGGGCGCCCTGCCGTCCCTGCTGCCAGGCGGCCGTCCGGTGAGTGACGACGCGGCTCGGGCTGAGGTGGAGCGGGTCTGGGACGCGCCGATCCCGGCCGTCCCCGGCCGCAGCGTCGACCAGATCATCGACGCGGTCAACGACGGCGGCGTCACCGCGCTGGTCGTCGGCGGCGTCGACCTCAACGACCTCTCCGACCCGCAGCAGGCGGTGCACGCGGTCGCCAACGCCGGCTTCGTGATCAGCCTCGAGCTGCGCCAGAGCCTGGTCACCGACTACGCCGACGTCGTGCTGCCGGTCGCCCCGGCCGCCGAGAAGGCCGGTACCTATGTCAACTGGGAAGGGCGTTCGCGTCCCTTCGACCTCACCATCACCGGTACCGGGGCGCTCAGCGACCAGCGGGTGCTGCACGCCCTGGCCGAGGAACTCGACGTTGATCTGGGTCTGCCGAGTGTGGAGACGGCCCGGGCGGAGCTCGCCCGTCTGGGTGTGGGCAACGTGCGCGCCGCGTCGCCGACGGTGGCCGCCTCCAGCGCGCCGGTCGCCACGGTCACGACTCCGGTTCTCTCCACCTGGCACGAGCTCATCGACGCCGGACGGGCCCAGGACGGCGACCTCAACCTCGCCGGAACGGCCAAGCCGGTCGTCGCCCGCCTCTCGGCCGCCACCGCGGCGGCGGCTGGGGTCACCGACGGCGCGCTCTTGACCGTCTCGACCGACCGGGGCGTCATCACCGTGCCGGCGCTGGTCGAGGATCTCCCCGATGGTGTCGTCTGGCTGCCGACGAACGCGCATGGCAGTGCCGTGCGGGCCACGCTGGCCGCCATCGCCGGTGATCCGGTGACGATCGCCGCATCCGATCAAGCCGCAACGGCAGGAGCAGCCCAATGA
- a CDS encoding NADH dehydrogenase subunit F produces MSLTPVLTKRFGTNQPWKIANYEALDGYSGLRKALTMQPDEVIATVKDSNLRGRGGAGFPTGMKWQFIPQNDGKPHYVVVNADEGEPGTCRDLPLMMNDPHSMIEGIIIACYAVRSEQAFVYIRGEAVHAIRRVTAAVEEARAKGYLGSNILGSGLNCDITVHGGAGAYICGEETALLDSLEGKRGQPRLKPPFPATNGLYDSPTVVNNVGSLASVPYIILGGADWYKALGPAGSPGTSIYSLSGRVKNPGQYEAPMGTTLRELLEMAGGMSRGKELKFWTPGGSSTPLFTRAHLDTPLDFDSVAQAKSMNGTSAVMIFDEGDSVVQAVLKWTQFYEHESCGKCTPCREGNYWTAQILERIWHGEGKMADIDTLLDISSNILGRSFCALGDGATSSISSSIEFFRDEYEALITDPGAPQPPDVQTKELTGASV; encoded by the coding sequence ATGTCTCTCACTCCCGTACTGACCAAGCGGTTCGGCACCAACCAGCCGTGGAAGATCGCCAACTACGAGGCGCTGGACGGCTACTCGGGTCTGCGCAAGGCGCTCACCATGCAGCCCGACGAGGTCATCGCCACGGTGAAGGACTCGAACCTGCGCGGCCGCGGCGGCGCCGGATTCCCCACCGGCATGAAGTGGCAGTTCATCCCGCAGAATGACGGCAAACCGCACTACGTCGTCGTCAATGCCGATGAGGGTGAGCCGGGTACGTGCCGGGACCTGCCGCTGATGATGAATGATCCGCATTCGATGATCGAGGGCATCATCATCGCCTGCTACGCGGTTCGGTCGGAGCAGGCCTTCGTCTACATCCGAGGTGAGGCCGTCCACGCGATTCGCCGGGTCACCGCCGCCGTCGAGGAGGCCCGCGCCAAGGGGTATCTCGGCAGCAACATTCTCGGCTCCGGGCTGAACTGCGACATCACTGTGCACGGCGGTGCCGGTGCCTACATCTGTGGCGAGGAGACCGCGCTGCTGGACTCGCTGGAGGGGAAGCGCGGTCAGCCCCGTTTGAAGCCGCCGTTCCCGGCCACCAACGGCCTCTACGACTCGCCGACCGTGGTCAACAACGTCGGCAGCCTGGCCAGCGTCCCGTACATCATCCTGGGCGGGGCCGACTGGTACAAGGCGCTCGGGCCGGCCGGATCGCCGGGCACGAGCATCTACTCGCTCTCGGGACGGGTGAAGAACCCGGGCCAGTACGAGGCGCCGATGGGGACAACCCTTCGTGAATTGCTGGAGATGGCCGGTGGGATGAGCCGTGGCAAGGAGCTGAAGTTCTGGACGCCGGGTGGCTCCTCGACGCCGCTCTTCACCCGCGCTCACCTCGACACCCCGTTGGACTTCGACTCGGTGGCTCAGGCCAAGTCAATGAACGGCACGTCAGCCGTCATGATCTTCGACGAGGGCGACAGCGTCGTTCAGGCAGTGCTGAAGTGGACGCAGTTCTACGAGCACGAGTCCTGCGGAAAGTGCACGCCCTGCCGGGAAGGCAACTACTGGACGGCGCAGATCCTCGAGCGCATCTGGCACGGCGAAGGCAAGATGGCCGACATCGACACCCTGCTGGACATCAGCTCGAACATCCTCGGCCGTTCGTTCTGCGCTCTCGGCGACGGGGCCACCAGCAGCATCTCCTCCTCGATCGAGTTCTTCCGCGACGAGTACGAAGCGCTCATCACCGACCCCGGCGCACCCCAGCCGCCGGACGTTCAGACCAAAGAACTAACGGGAGCCTCTGTCTAA
- a CDS encoding NADH-quinone oxidoreductase subunit E, with the protein MTSFEGQPTNFRTSVMSIDRPGDASVFSEQVRADAQEIITRYPAGQSRSALLPMLHLVQSEQGYITPDGIAFCAETLDITKAQVAAVATFYTMYKRKPTGEYLVSVCTNTLCGLLGGDDIYAALSEYLGVGMNGTTEDGKITLEHAECLAGCDYAPVVTVNYEFFDNQTVDSADALVKKLQDGQRPLPSRGAPLCSFREIERQIAGFLDPRSEALEAEGTGLPTEAGVKRAIARGETAPSYAAATSKPAAKTEPAAKTEPAKAEASKAEPAKAEPAKAEAPKAEAPKAEAAAPAAPEVAAVTSANDAPLETVESDPQADESQPAAQPETAEVGGVDADAASPADSDEASSDEATSDGATSNEAAADEDEQARLLSQMPGLETAPQQPAAPRRSARARVRKPQSEPQSDQLSFGDEKDGA; encoded by the coding sequence ATGACGTCTTTCGAAGGTCAGCCGACCAACTTCCGCACCTCGGTGATGAGCATCGACCGTCCCGGTGACGCGTCGGTCTTCTCCGAGCAGGTGCGGGCGGATGCCCAGGAAATCATTACCCGTTACCCGGCCGGTCAGTCGCGCTCGGCGTTGCTCCCGATGCTGCACCTGGTGCAGTCCGAGCAGGGCTACATCACCCCCGACGGCATCGCCTTCTGTGCCGAGACGCTCGACATCACCAAGGCGCAGGTGGCCGCGGTCGCGACGTTCTACACGATGTACAAGCGCAAGCCGACCGGTGAGTACCTGGTGAGCGTCTGTACCAACACGCTCTGCGGGCTGCTGGGCGGCGACGACATCTACGCCGCTCTGTCGGAGTACCTCGGCGTCGGCATGAACGGCACCACCGAGGACGGCAAGATCACCCTGGAGCACGCGGAGTGTCTGGCCGGCTGCGACTACGCCCCGGTCGTCACGGTGAACTACGAATTCTTCGACAACCAGACGGTCGACTCGGCCGATGCGCTGGTGAAGAAGCTGCAGGACGGCCAGCGGCCGCTCCCGTCCCGGGGCGCTCCGCTCTGCTCCTTCCGTGAGATCGAGCGGCAGATCGCCGGCTTCCTCGACCCCCGCTCGGAGGCGCTGGAGGCCGAGGGCACCGGGCTGCCGACCGAGGCCGGCGTCAAGCGGGCAATCGCCCGAGGCGAGACCGCCCCCTCCTACGCCGCCGCGACGTCAAAGCCGGCCGCGAAGACTGAGCCGGCTGCGAAGACTGAGCCGGCCAAGGCCGAGGCGTCAAAGGCCGAACCGGCGAAGGCTGAACCGGCGAAGGCTGAGGCTCCCAAGGCTGAGGCTCCCAAGGCTGAGGCAGCCGCTCCGGCGGCGCCCGAGGTGGCCGCGGTGACGAGCGCCAACGACGCCCCGTTGGAGACTGTCGAGTCGGATCCGCAGGCCGACGAATCTCAGCCGGCGGCGCAGCCAGAGACCGCTGAGGTCGGCGGAGTGGACGCCGACGCCGCAAGCCCAGCCGATTCCGACGAAGCGAGTTCTGACGAGGCAACCTCTGACGGGGCGACTTCTAACGAAGCAGCTGCCGACGAGGACGAGCAGGCCCGACTCCTCTCGCAGATGCCCGGACTAGAGACGGCACCGCAGCAGCCGGCGGCGCCTCGCCGAAGTGCCCGGGCCCGAGTTCGCAAACCCCAGAGCGAGCCGCAGAGCGACCAGTTGAGCTTCGGCGATGAGAAGGACGGAGCCTGA